The genomic interval ACAGATTTCCGGAATTCTGGAAATATCCATTCAAAAGGAGATTCATGCACATTCATGGATATAGAGATGAAAATCCAACACGACAAATCATCAACCACTCAAATCTTCAAACGATGAAAACTTCCAATCAACAAACATCCGGTTCCTGGAACATCTCCATCTGCAATCAGAAGGGAGGTGTCGGCAAGTCGGCTCTTACGACGCTTCTTGCCAGCTATCTGCACTACATCTGCAAACGCAAGGTGCTGGTCGTCGACTGCGACTATCCCCAATGGTCGATCTACACGCAACGCACCCGCGAGTTGGAGATCCTCGATTCGAATGATTATTACAAGCTGCTGATGACGCGGCAGTTCAAAGTCTCGGGACAAAAGCTCTGGCCTGTTGTCCGTACCACCCCGGACAAAGCAGTCGATGAGGCTGAGCGTTTCAAATCGGAGAAGGAATATGCGCCGCAGATCGCACTCTACGATCTGCCCGGGACGGTCAACACCGAAGGTGTCATTGAGACATTCTCGAAGATGGACTGCCTGTTCCTTCCGATGAAGGCCGACAAGATTGTCATGGAGAGCGCACTCTCCTTTGCCCGTATCCTCTCGCGGCAACTTGTCGAAGATCCGGCAATCCGGCTCAAGCGCATCTTCCTTTTCTGGACGATGGTCGACCGTCGTGAAAAGACGTCGCTCTACGACTTGTATGATGACATTATCCGCCAACTTGGACTGCCACTGATGGAGACCCGTCTTCCATACCGATCAAAATTCAACAAAGAACTGTTGCCCGACAGCACGGGCGTAGGACGCTCGACCCTGCTGGCCCCGGAAAAGGCATTTACCGCCGATTCCCGGATTGGAGATCTGGCCCATGAAATACTCACCCTGCTTCAATCCCTGTAGATATGGCCAAGCGACAGAAAATGGAGATCGACGAGGGTCTGATCCGAAAGATGATTGCAGGCGAGGCCTCTCCCCGCGAAAAGAGTACCCAGGAAGATGCCTCTACAAAAGAGCCCCCGGAGCTTCCCGACCCTGCGGAGCCGGTTCCCGAACCGGAGACAGCGACGGCAGATGCTCCAGCCGCGGATGAATTGCCGCAGAGTTTCGCAGCTGAGAATCGCCGTCGGCGCACCATGCCCCTTCCCGACTACGAGCAGACATTCCTGCAACCCGTGAACTACGACCTCAGAGCCTCCCTCTCCGCAACAAAGGGTGTAAATCAAGTAATTACAAGATTTACACCCTTTTTTACACCCAAAAATTGAAGCAGAGTGCTTTTGCAATGCAATTCTACCTTAAGGTATTGTTGTTTTGAAAAATGTTTCTCTGATGATGCTAAAATTTTCCTTTCTATTACGCTCTATCTCCAAAGTAAGGCTCTCTGCTTGTCAGATATATGTTTCTAATTTGCCGCTTAATACGGACATGATGCATGAATCGATAACCCCTCTATCTACAGCGATTACCTTATCTACTAATATTAATCTTGCTTATTTTCTTACTTTCAGGTAGAGGTCTTTGTTTGGCTTGCCATGCTCATCAAGAGAATAATGTAATACAAAATTGCATTGGTGCATAAATTTAGCTCCAATATAGTTGGCATTCACCACGCGGCTATTAACTACCTCACAAGAATCAACCCGTGTTCCGGCAACCGTAACGGGAATCTTGAAAACGGTGAGCGTATCGGTCAATTTCCCTCCGTGCTGTTTGATTTTTTCTTCGTAAGGAAAGTGCGTTTTCAGCCGGTCTGCAAGTGCGTTGTTTATCTCCAATACTCCTGTATAACCCAAATCGAGCGTAAAGCGTACTTCTTCATTCAATCCATTCATATAAACCGGAATGGAATCCTCGCGCAATCCTTGAGGGAGATAGGTCATTCCTGCGGTCTCCTTCGCCAGCAGATCTTTGTTATTGGAATGGAAAAGCGTCATCGTGCCCGCTTCCGTGTCGAATTTCCACGTGCCAATAGCCAACATTTCCGTTCCGAACACGCCTTCATCTATCACATCATATATCACGTTATCTTTGCGAATGCCGTTGAACATCGGTTCTTGGATGCTTGCCTCACCAAAAGCAATAGAAGTGAATGTGTACAATTCCGGAGAATTTTTCTCTTGATACGCATTGGTGCTTTTAATCGGCAGATTCCCCCAGTATTCGCCACCGTAGGCTTGGATGGAATCTTCGCGCATAAGGCTTGTCGCTTGCGTGTCGATACGGAGCGGAACTTTGTGCGTGCCGTTGAGGGTACAATCAATCAGAAACCAACCCTCTTTGCTGTACTGAATCGGATATTGATAGCACGCGTTTCCCGGCAGGGCTGAACGGTATGCAAGCGTATGCGAACTATAACGGATGAAAGGATAAATAAACCAAGCGGCTCCGGCAGCAATCAAGACTATCACTATCGCTGCGATAATCAAATTACGTTTTGTCTTTTTCTTCATTGTATTATTTATATATGTTCATTAAAAATAAGTAACTATAAGTTTAGTG from uncultured Alistipes sp. carries:
- a CDS encoding ParA family protein; translation: MKTSNQQTSGSWNISICNQKGGVGKSALTTLLASYLHYICKRKVLVVDCDYPQWSIYTQRTRELEILDSNDYYKLLMTRQFKVSGQKLWPVVRTTPDKAVDEAERFKSEKEYAPQIALYDLPGTVNTEGVIETFSKMDCLFLPMKADKIVMESALSFARILSRQLVEDPAIRLKRIFLFWTMVDRREKTSLYDLYDDIIRQLGLPLMETRLPYRSKFNKELLPDSTGVGRSTLLAPEKAFTADSRIGDLAHEILTLLQSL